A region from the Sphingomonas brevis genome encodes:
- the iolG gene encoding inositol 2-dehydrogenase: MHNIAVIGAGRIGRIHAGNANSDPRIVLKYIVDPEVSAAEQLAAATGAGVAKLADVLVDSSVKGIVVASSTDTHLEFSMAAIKAGKAVFCEKPLDLDLQKARAAASSFGADSARLFLGFNRRFDSNFQELHELIGSGQMGALETLHIISHDPSPPPIDYVRISGGMFKDMTIHDFDMARWMLGEDPVEVYAAATSVVDPAIGEAGDVDTAKLLLRTGSGKICVISNSRRSGYGYDQRIEAFCAKGLLRAGNVYSSTVEAWSEGGSQSAALQNFFLDRYAGAYRSEMTHFADILDGAQPLVGYHDGIAALAIAEAALESHLRSEAVPICY, translated from the coding sequence ATGCATAATATCGCAGTGATCGGTGCCGGCCGGATCGGCCGCATTCATGCCGGCAACGCCAACTCCGATCCGAGGATCGTGCTCAAATATATTGTCGATCCCGAAGTGAGCGCCGCCGAACAACTGGCGGCCGCCACCGGGGCCGGCGTTGCGAAACTGGCTGACGTACTCGTGGATTCGTCAGTGAAAGGCATTGTCGTCGCCAGCTCAACGGATACGCACCTCGAATTCAGCATGGCCGCGATTAAAGCCGGAAAGGCCGTCTTCTGCGAAAAGCCGCTCGATCTCGATCTCCAGAAGGCTCGTGCTGCGGCGTCATCGTTCGGCGCTGACTCCGCTCGGCTGTTCCTCGGCTTCAACCGCCGATTTGATTCCAATTTTCAAGAATTGCACGAGCTAATTGGCTCGGGCCAGATGGGGGCACTCGAAACGCTTCACATCATCAGTCACGATCCCTCGCCGCCGCCGATTGACTATGTCCGCATCTCTGGCGGCATGTTCAAGGACATGACCATCCATGATTTCGACATGGCTCGGTGGATGCTTGGCGAGGACCCGGTTGAAGTCTATGCCGCCGCCACTTCCGTAGTGGATCCAGCGATCGGTGAGGCAGGCGATGTCGACACGGCGAAGCTCCTGCTTCGCACCGGCAGCGGCAAGATCTGTGTCATCAGCAACAGCCGCCGCAGCGGATATGGCTACGATCAGCGGATCGAAGCCTTCTGCGCCAAGGGGCTGCTTCGTGCAGGCAATGTCTATTCGTCCACAGTCGAAGCCTGGAGCGAGGGCGGCTCGCAGAGCGCCGCACTTCAAAATTTCTTCCTCGACCGCTATGCCGGAGCCTACCGCTCGGAGATGACCCACTTCGCCGATATTTTGGACGGGGCTCAACCGCTCGTTGGCTATCATGACGGGATAGCAGCGCTCGCCATCGCCGAGGCTGCACTGGAGAGCCATTTGCGATCCGAGGCTGTTCCGATCTGCTATTGA
- a CDS encoding sugar ABC transporter substrate-binding protein — translation MSAKLKVLWASCVALIVGVVIGASLFERAVSSSRGVTRSSGGERIVMISHGQAADPYWNIVRNGALEAARQLGVRLEYRAPETFDMIRMAELIASATNQRPAGMIVTIPDAEALGPSIQAAVRAGIPVVSINSGSDVASGLGSMIHVGQDEYQTGKRVGERLRQSGAKKVACVNHEVGNTALDARCKGLDDGFEGPSVVLPTSNDYQEIKSKIAAALAGDRAIDALVTLSAPLAGDPAVEAAREAGRPMMVASFDLSPGFLEALSRGEASFAVDPQAFLQGYLGTVFVTNQIRYGLIPANALIESGPRFVTRAEAAKVLELSKKAIR, via the coding sequence ATGTCTGCCAAGCTCAAGGTTCTCTGGGCGTCGTGCGTCGCGTTGATTGTTGGTGTCGTGATCGGAGCCTCCCTCTTCGAAAGGGCTGTTTCGTCGAGTAGAGGCGTTACCCGATCTAGCGGTGGCGAACGGATCGTCATGATTTCCCACGGCCAAGCCGCCGATCCCTATTGGAATATCGTTCGCAACGGAGCCCTCGAAGCGGCTCGGCAACTGGGAGTCAGACTGGAATATCGGGCTCCCGAAACGTTCGACATGATCCGCATGGCAGAGCTCATCGCCTCGGCAACCAATCAGCGACCGGCAGGCATGATTGTGACTATCCCTGATGCCGAGGCACTTGGCCCCTCAATCCAGGCTGCTGTGCGAGCGGGCATTCCAGTCGTTTCAATCAATTCGGGGTCCGACGTCGCGAGCGGACTTGGTTCGATGATTCATGTTGGCCAAGACGAATATCAAACCGGGAAACGCGTTGGCGAAAGGCTGAGACAATCGGGAGCCAAAAAGGTCGCCTGCGTCAATCATGAGGTTGGCAACACAGCTTTGGACGCCCGTTGCAAAGGACTCGACGATGGCTTCGAAGGCCCGTCGGTCGTCCTGCCGACGTCCAATGACTATCAGGAGATAAAGTCGAAAATCGCGGCGGCGCTTGCCGGCGATCGCGCGATCGACGCCCTCGTCACGCTTAGCGCCCCGCTCGCGGGGGATCCTGCGGTTGAGGCAGCGCGCGAGGCGGGGCGCCCCATGATGGTCGCATCATTCGACCTCTCGCCCGGATTCCTGGAAGCGCTTAGCCGTGGCGAAGCCTCTTTCGCAGTCGATCCGCAAGCATTCCTGCAGGGCTATCTAGGGACCGTATTTGTCACGAACCAGATTCGCTACGGCCTGATTCCGGCGAACGCTCTGATCGAGAGCGGCCCCCGCTTCGTAACTCGGGCAGAGGCCGCCAAGGTTCTCGAGCTGTCCAAAAAGGCGATTCGCTGA
- a CDS encoding ABC transporter permease gives MFTVAGFINVMSPAAQLGILAVGAALLMIAGEFDLSIGSMVAFAGLVFGAILVVWQAPLAVAILITFAFAISIGALNAQIVLKTGLPSFIVTLALLFILRGMSLVGLKWATGGSTQLRGVRESVADSGLLPLFSGDVYGVPVELLWFAAVTAVAAFILAQTRFGNWILASGGDANAARNSGVPVADVKAILFIVTACCAALVAILTVLDSGSTDARRGFQKEFEAIIAAVIGGCLLTGGFGSVIGAFFGSIIFGLVVIGLTYTRIDQDWYQVFLGAMLLMAVLFNNFVRKRVAGEKA, from the coding sequence ATGTTTACCGTAGCGGGCTTCATCAATGTCATGAGCCCGGCGGCCCAGCTAGGTATCCTCGCAGTCGGCGCCGCGCTTCTGATGATCGCGGGAGAATTCGACCTATCGATCGGCTCGATGGTCGCCTTCGCTGGCCTCGTTTTCGGGGCCATCTTGGTCGTTTGGCAGGCACCGCTCGCTGTTGCGATTCTGATCACCTTTGCCTTTGCCATCTCCATCGGAGCACTCAACGCGCAGATCGTCCTAAAGACTGGTCTGCCCTCCTTCATCGTTACCCTGGCATTGTTGTTCATCCTTCGGGGGATGAGCCTAGTCGGGCTGAAATGGGCAACAGGGGGCTCGACGCAGCTACGGGGTGTGCGGGAATCCGTCGCCGACAGCGGGCTCCTTCCGCTGTTTTCGGGCGACGTCTACGGAGTTCCGGTCGAACTATTGTGGTTCGCGGCCGTTACGGCAGTGGCCGCCTTCATCCTTGCCCAAACCCGCTTCGGGAACTGGATCCTTGCATCCGGCGGCGATGCGAATGCTGCCCGCAACTCCGGCGTCCCCGTCGCGGACGTCAAAGCCATCTTGTTCATCGTAACCGCCTGTTGCGCAGCGCTGGTGGCGATCCTTACCGTGCTCGATTCCGGATCGACTGATGCGCGGCGGGGCTTTCAGAAGGAGTTTGAAGCGATCATCGCTGCTGTCATCGGCGGATGTTTGTTGACGGGTGGATTTGGCTCCGTGATCGGGGCCTTTTTCGGCTCGATTATCTTCGGACTGGTCGTGATCGGCCTGACCTACACGCGCATCGACCAGGATTGGTACCAGGTCTTCCTCGGCGCGATGCTGTTGATGGCAGTGCTGTTCAACAACTTCGTTCGCAAGCGGGTAGCCGGGGAAAAAGCATGA
- a CDS encoding LemA family protein, with product MNLVRRLKLLAPLAALSLAGCGLNSVPTAEENVNAKWGNLQSEYQRRSDLVPNLVETVKGYAKQESSVLIAVTQARADAGKVTLSAEDLDDPAKVRAFNDAQSRLSQAIIPLQRLQEAYPDLKSNQNFLTLQSQIEGTENSILVARRDYNESVQAYNTRIRTFPDAIGAKIFYGAKPKVPFEAASGAQEAPKVDFNTAG from the coding sequence ATGAATCTGGTACGCCGACTGAAACTGCTTGCTCCGCTGGCCGCTCTCAGCCTCGCCGGCTGCGGCCTTAACTCGGTTCCGACGGCCGAGGAGAATGTGAATGCAAAGTGGGGTAATCTGCAGAGCGAGTATCAGCGCCGCTCCGACCTGGTTCCCAATTTGGTCGAGACGGTGAAGGGCTATGCCAAGCAGGAAAGCAGCGTGTTGATCGCGGTGACGCAGGCACGGGCCGATGCCGGCAAGGTTACGCTGAGTGCCGAGGACCTGGATGATCCGGCCAAGGTCCGCGCGTTCAATGACGCGCAGAGCCGCCTGAGCCAGGCGATCATTCCGCTCCAGCGGCTGCAGGAAGCTTATCCCGACCTCAAGTCCAACCAGAATTTCCTGACGCTGCAAAGCCAGATCGAGGGGACCGAGAATTCGATCCTGGTCGCGCGGCGCGACTACAATGAATCAGTGCAGGCCTATAACACCCGCATTCGTACCTTCCCCGACGCGATCGGCGCCAAGATCTTCTACGGCGCCAAGCCGAAGGTCCCCTTCGAGGCGGCGTCGGGCGCGCAGGAAGCGCCCAAGGTCGACTTCAACACCGCGGGCTAG
- a CDS encoding TPM domain-containing protein, giving the protein MMLKLSAEDHARVSKAIAAAEAKSDGEIIAIAADQSDSYHDVGLHYAVLVLFLVLGFFAAWPHQLEAWWTRLMGWTAEPSQRELLTLLLGFALFKFLVALFLMKWMPLRLLLTPGSTKTRRVRRRAVMLFKTGGERRTIGRTGILIYLSMGEHRAEIIGDEAITAVTTPETWGEAMAALITDVKAGRPGDGIVAAVERIGDVLAEHFPKSSTDTNEIPDKLIQL; this is encoded by the coding sequence GTGATGCTGAAACTGTCGGCCGAGGATCACGCGCGCGTCAGCAAAGCCATTGCCGCTGCGGAGGCCAAGAGCGACGGCGAAATCATCGCCATCGCCGCCGATCAATCCGATTCCTATCACGATGTCGGTCTGCACTATGCGGTGCTGGTGCTGTTCCTGGTGCTGGGCTTCTTTGCGGCCTGGCCGCACCAGCTCGAAGCCTGGTGGACTCGGCTCATGGGCTGGACCGCCGAACCAAGCCAGCGCGAGCTGCTGACGCTTTTGCTCGGATTCGCCCTGTTCAAATTCCTGGTTGCGCTGTTCCTCATGAAGTGGATGCCGCTTCGGCTGTTGCTGACCCCGGGCTCGACCAAGACGCGGCGCGTGCGGCGACGTGCGGTCATGCTGTTCAAAACCGGCGGCGAGCGGCGGACCATCGGCCGCACCGGAATTCTCATTTACCTGTCGATGGGCGAGCACCGCGCCGAGATCATCGGCGACGAAGCGATAACCGCGGTGACCACGCCCGAAACCTGGGGCGAAGCGATGGCCGCGCTGATCACCGATGTGAAGGCAGGGCGGCCCGGCGACGGCATTGTCGCCGCGGTGGAGCGGATCGGCGACGTACTGGCCGAGCATTTCCCCAAGAGCAGTACCGACACCAATGAAATTCCCGACAAGCTTATCCAGCTATGA
- a CDS encoding NUDIX hydrolase: MSGLVEWQGKYIRIVRDGTWEYVERCGGVHAVVILAEHDGNVVLIEQVRVPLGNRKCLELPAGLVGDEDPNATVEGTAVKELEEETGFTAERIEVIGQFYSSPGMVAEGFTLVTAHGLRRIGEGGGTEHEQIEVHLVPRADIPAFVEAKRAEGVAIDVKLLLLLASSILG, encoded by the coding sequence ATGAGCGGATTGGTCGAGTGGCAGGGCAAGTACATCCGCATCGTCCGCGACGGGACATGGGAATATGTCGAGCGCTGTGGCGGAGTGCATGCCGTCGTCATCCTGGCGGAACATGATGGCAATGTGGTGCTGATCGAACAGGTGCGGGTGCCGCTGGGCAATCGCAAATGTCTGGAGCTTCCCGCCGGCCTGGTCGGCGACGAGGACCCCAACGCCACGGTCGAAGGAACGGCCGTCAAGGAGCTGGAAGAGGAAACCGGCTTCACCGCCGAGCGGATCGAGGTGATCGGTCAATTCTACAGCTCGCCCGGCATGGTCGCCGAAGGCTTTACGCTCGTGACGGCACATGGCCTCAGGCGTATCGGCGAGGGCGGTGGCACCGAACATGAGCAGATCGAGGTCCACCTGGTGCCGCGGGCCGATATCCCGGCCTTTGTTGAAGCCAAGCGGGCCGAAGGCGTCGCGATCGACGTCAAGCTGCTGTTGTTGCTGGCAAGCAGCATCCTCGGCTAA
- the iolG gene encoding inositol 2-dehydrogenase: MKVHNVALVGAGRMGELHARNAASNPRFRLAAIADHNEQLASSVARETASAAASYGEILGDPNIDAVMVASSTSSHLENVLAALGAGKSVFCEKPLSLDAAALADALPGIEASSKPVFIAFNRRFDPHLRDLKSRLDGGLIGSLETIHIINHDPALPRLDFIPRSGGLFKDFTIHDFDTARWLIGEEFVELFAVGACLIDQEIAALGDIDTAKLILKSAGGTLCLISNSRRTGYGYDQRVELFGSKGALRVDNLPGTTVSKLDEAGGNGASFPFSFAERYAEAYRAELDHFADVLDGNAAPSTGPHDTLRALRLADAAERSFKSGTRIRLEGVMGDA; encoded by the coding sequence ATGAAAGTTCATAATGTGGCATTGGTGGGGGCCGGGCGGATGGGCGAATTGCACGCCCGGAACGCCGCCTCCAATCCACGTTTCCGGCTGGCTGCTATCGCCGATCACAATGAACAATTGGCATCAAGCGTCGCGCGCGAAACGGCCTCGGCAGCGGCGAGCTACGGCGAAATCTTGGGTGACCCAAACATCGACGCCGTGATGGTGGCCAGTTCGACCAGCTCGCACCTCGAGAATGTCCTTGCCGCCCTCGGGGCCGGTAAAAGCGTCTTTTGTGAGAAGCCGTTGTCCCTTGATGCCGCCGCGCTCGCTGACGCCCTGCCTGGGATCGAGGCATCGTCCAAGCCGGTCTTCATCGCATTTAACCGCCGCTTCGATCCGCACTTGCGGGACTTGAAGAGTCGGCTGGACGGTGGGTTGATCGGTTCGCTGGAGACCATTCACATCATCAATCATGATCCGGCGTTACCGCGCCTGGATTTCATTCCGCGAAGTGGCGGACTGTTCAAGGACTTCACGATCCACGACTTCGACACAGCAAGGTGGCTGATAGGAGAGGAGTTCGTCGAGCTTTTTGCGGTTGGCGCCTGCTTGATCGACCAGGAAATCGCCGCGCTTGGTGACATCGATACGGCGAAACTCATTTTGAAAAGCGCGGGCGGGACGCTCTGCTTGATCAGCAATAGCCGGCGGACCGGCTACGGATATGACCAGAGGGTCGAGTTGTTCGGGTCCAAGGGAGCCCTGCGCGTCGATAACTTGCCGGGTACGACCGTTTCCAAGCTCGATGAGGCGGGCGGAAACGGGGCGTCGTTCCCATTTTCTTTCGCGGAGCGATATGCCGAGGCTTATCGGGCGGAGCTGGACCATTTTGCTGACGTGCTCGACGGCAACGCAGCGCCTTCGACTGGCCCGCATGACACGCTTCGGGCGCTCCGGCTGGCGGACGCCGCAGAACGATCATTCAAAAGCGGGACGCGCATCAGGCTCGAAGGGGTAATGGGCGATGCATAA
- a CDS encoding MurR/RpiR family transcriptional regulator, which produces MNIPELERGNMGSKIRKPPATAEEFRTLLLQDYDGLSKRLKQVARYVLDEPNELALETLAVISERCGVQPSAIVRFAQAFGFSGASQMQRLFRDGLLSANNSIGYGERVRRFSESVSRTAAGEGLLTEFVEGNILALQNLSETVSEQEMRGAVDLIANAAVVHVAGFRRAFPISAYLAYSLQQLGKHVQFIDGVGGLARPQANSIDNKDLLIAVSFHPYAPETVELTEIAARNGAKILSISDSRVSPVAKSANIALQVHDSEVRSFRSLAASMCLAQAVVIGFAFDAESNRRPVRKK; this is translated from the coding sequence ATGAATATTCCAGAACTCGAGCGAGGGAATATGGGAAGCAAGATCCGCAAGCCGCCGGCCACCGCAGAGGAGTTCCGAACTCTTCTGCTGCAAGACTATGACGGCCTAAGCAAGCGCCTGAAACAGGTCGCGCGCTATGTGCTGGACGAGCCAAATGAGCTGGCCCTCGAGACGCTGGCGGTGATCTCGGAGCGCTGCGGCGTACAGCCGTCGGCGATCGTCCGTTTCGCCCAGGCATTCGGCTTTTCCGGTGCAAGCCAGATGCAACGGCTGTTCCGGGATGGCCTGCTGTCCGCCAACAACTCCATTGGCTATGGCGAGCGCGTGCGGCGATTCAGTGAATCTGTAAGCCGTACCGCCGCGGGCGAAGGTCTGCTCACCGAGTTCGTCGAGGGAAATATTCTTGCACTGCAGAACCTGAGCGAAACTGTCAGTGAACAGGAAATGCGCGGCGCAGTCGACCTCATTGCCAATGCAGCCGTGGTGCATGTTGCAGGATTTCGGCGCGCCTTTCCGATCTCCGCCTATTTGGCCTATTCGCTCCAGCAGCTCGGCAAGCATGTCCAGTTTATCGACGGCGTCGGCGGCTTGGCCCGGCCGCAGGCCAACTCGATCGACAATAAGGACCTGCTGATTGCTGTCAGCTTCCACCCCTATGCACCCGAGACGGTCGAGTTGACCGAAATCGCTGCTCGCAATGGGGCCAAGATTTTGTCGATCAGCGATAGCCGGGTAAGCCCTGTCGCCAAGTCGGCGAATATCGCTCTCCAGGTGCACGATTCCGAAGTCCGAAGCTTTCGCTCTCTTGCAGCTTCCATGTGCCTGGCGCAGGCCGTTGTGATTGGCTTCGCGTTCGATGCCGAAAGCAATCGCCGGCCCGTCCGCAAGAAGTGA
- a CDS encoding M3 family metallopeptidase, protein MLLGGAAAIALCAAVPATAATSDAAATATVSNNVLLKDWTGPYDGVPPWDQVKPELFPQAFETGIAQLLAETDAIANNPEAPTFANTIEASEKTGRTLDRVQALFGVMTDNMSTPAYQELDKEWAPKFSAAYDKINLNGKLFARISNLYDRRDSLGLDAKQMRLLTRTYEGFVRRGAKLDEAQKAQLSGYNQELATAFSEFNSHLLADEATFIQASEADMAGVTPDVKDAAAAVAKAKGLPAGTYAIRNTRSAVDPVLSSASNRALREKVWRAFVNRGDNGDANDNNAIIAKIVKLRADRAKLLGYANHAEWRMQDTMAKTPARAMDLMMRVWKPAVARVHEEVADMQPFAAKDGVTTVEPWDYRYYQEKVRKAKYDLSEDEIKPYFEQSNLLKGMHWAAEQLYDLHFEENTGKVPTFNPDVRTFEVTNKKTGEVVGLWYLDTYAREGKRSGAWMNTYKARARLTNDNIVLASNNNNFTKPEAGKPVLLSLDDAETMFHEFGHAIHYLLVDVKYPSLGGSQRDFVEYPSQVNENWLLTRPVLEKFARHYKTGEPMPAALVDKINKANTFNQGYDTVQYLSSALVDMKLHLDPTGVVDPDAFEKKTLAELGMPKETVMRHRLPQFGHLFSSDSYSAGYYSYLWSETMDADTWAAFEESGDPFNRKIADSFRINLLSTGNETDRAEAYRKFRGRDPDVTALLKRRGFPTN, encoded by the coding sequence ATGCTACTGGGCGGCGCGGCCGCAATCGCGCTGTGTGCAGCCGTGCCTGCTACCGCGGCGACGAGCGACGCAGCCGCAACCGCAACGGTTTCCAATAACGTGCTGCTCAAGGATTGGACCGGACCCTATGACGGCGTGCCGCCGTGGGACCAGGTCAAGCCGGAGCTGTTTCCGCAAGCGTTCGAGACGGGAATTGCTCAGCTGCTGGCCGAGACCGATGCGATCGCCAACAACCCCGAAGCGCCGACCTTCGCCAACACGATCGAGGCAAGCGAGAAGACCGGCCGGACGCTCGACCGGGTCCAGGCGCTGTTCGGTGTGATGACCGATAATATGTCGACCCCGGCTTATCAGGAGCTCGACAAGGAATGGGCGCCGAAATTTTCGGCCGCCTATGACAAGATCAATCTCAACGGCAAGCTTTTCGCAAGGATTTCAAATCTTTACGACCGGCGCGATAGCCTCGGCCTGGATGCCAAGCAAATGCGCCTGCTGACCCGCACTTATGAAGGCTTCGTGCGGCGTGGCGCCAAGCTCGACGAGGCGCAGAAGGCCCAGCTGTCCGGCTACAACCAGGAGCTGGCGACCGCCTTTTCCGAGTTCAACTCGCATCTCCTCGCCGACGAAGCGACCTTCATCCAGGCAAGCGAGGCCGACATGGCCGGCGTCACACCGGACGTGAAGGATGCAGCCGCCGCGGTTGCCAAGGCCAAGGGCCTTCCGGCCGGGACCTACGCAATCCGCAACACCCGTTCGGCGGTCGATCCGGTGCTGAGTTCAGCCAGCAACCGCGCGCTTCGCGAGAAGGTGTGGCGGGCGTTCGTCAATCGCGGCGACAACGGCGATGCCAACGACAATAATGCGATCATCGCCAAGATCGTGAAGCTGCGCGCCGACCGCGCCAAGCTGCTCGGCTATGCCAACCATGCCGAATGGCGGATGCAGGACACGATGGCCAAGACCCCGGCGCGGGCGATGGACCTGATGATGCGGGTGTGGAAGCCGGCCGTGGCGCGGGTTCATGAAGAGGTCGCCGACATGCAGCCGTTCGCGGCCAAGGATGGCGTCACGACCGTCGAGCCGTGGGACTATCGCTATTACCAGGAGAAGGTCAGGAAGGCGAAATACGACCTCAGCGAGGACGAGATTAAGCCTTATTTCGAGCAGTCCAACCTGCTCAAGGGCATGCACTGGGCGGCCGAGCAGCTTTACGACCTGCACTTCGAGGAAAACACCGGCAAGGTCCCGACCTTCAATCCCGATGTCCGCACTTTCGAGGTGACCAACAAGAAGACCGGCGAGGTAGTCGGCCTTTGGTACCTCGACACCTACGCCCGCGAGGGCAAGCGTTCGGGCGCCTGGATGAATACCTACAAGGCCCGGGCGCGGCTCACCAACGACAACATCGTGCTCGCGTCGAACAATAATAATTTCACCAAGCCCGAGGCCGGCAAGCCGGTGCTGCTCAGCCTCGACGATGCCGAGACCATGTTCCATGAGTTCGGCCACGCGATCCACTATCTGCTGGTCGACGTGAAATATCCGTCGCTCGGCGGCTCGCAGCGCGACTTTGTGGAATATCCGAGCCAGGTGAACGAGAATTGGCTGCTGACCCGGCCGGTGCTCGAGAAGTTTGCCCGCCACTATAAGACCGGCGAGCCGATGCCTGCCGCGCTGGTCGACAAGATCAACAAGGCCAACACTTTCAACCAGGGCTATGACACAGTCCAATACCTGTCCTCGGCGCTGGTCGACATGAAGCTGCACCTGGACCCGACCGGAGTGGTCGATCCCGATGCGTTCGAAAAGAAGACGCTGGCGGAGCTTGGAATGCCGAAGGAGACGGTGATGCGTCACCGACTGCCGCAGTTCGGTCACCTATTCTCGTCGGACAGCTATTCGGCGGGCTATTACAGCTATCTGTGGTCGGAGACGATGGACGCGGACACCTGGGCGGCGTTCGAGGAATCGGGCGATCCGTTCAACCGCAAGATCGCTGACAGCTTCCGCATCAACTTGCTGTCGACCGGCAACGAGACCGACCGGGCCGAGGCGTACCGCAAGTTCCGCGGCCGCGACCCGGACGTCACCGCGCTGCTCAAGCGGCGTGGATTTCCGACGAACTGA
- a CDS encoding TPM domain-containing protein — MAALLLFISAAAYAQTFPKLTGRVVDQAGLLTPAQVVDIGSKSEALEQRTGRQFVVATVNSLEGRTIEDYGYRLGRAWGIGNEQKDDGVILLVAPKERKVRIETGYGARVFLTDAVSSVIIRESIVPRFKEGDFGGGITAGADRIIETMELPAAEAAKRAQEVGAQEAKRSDRSVNPFPVLFIVVIFFVIIGSIARRAGGRRYRRREGISPWVILWGLNELSRGSRGGWGGGGGGWGGGGGGGGFSGGGGSFGGGGASGGW; from the coding sequence ATGGCAGCTCTGCTGCTATTCATTTCCGCTGCGGCCTATGCGCAGACCTTTCCCAAGCTGACCGGCCGGGTGGTCGACCAGGCCGGGCTGCTGACCCCGGCACAGGTCGTTGATATTGGTTCGAAATCCGAAGCGCTGGAGCAGCGGACCGGACGTCAGTTCGTCGTCGCGACGGTCAACAGCCTGGAGGGCCGGACGATCGAGGATTATGGCTATCGGCTCGGCCGCGCCTGGGGCATCGGCAATGAGCAGAAGGATGACGGCGTCATCCTGCTGGTCGCACCCAAGGAGCGAAAGGTCCGCATCGAGACGGGCTATGGCGCGCGCGTGTTCCTGACCGACGCAGTGTCGAGCGTGATCATTCGCGAGAGCATCGTGCCGCGCTTCAAGGAGGGCGACTTCGGCGGCGGGATCACCGCCGGCGCCGACCGGATCATCGAGACGATGGAGCTGCCTGCGGCCGAAGCAGCCAAGCGGGCACAGGAGGTCGGCGCTCAGGAGGCAAAGCGTAGCGACAGGAGCGTCAATCCATTCCCGGTGCTGTTCATCGTCGTCATATTCTTCGTCATCATCGGATCGATCGCCAGGCGGGCCGGCGGACGTCGCTATCGTCGCCGCGAAGGAATCAGCCCCTGGGTCATCCTGTGGGGCCTCAACGAACTCAGCCGCGGCTCGCGCGGCGGCTGGGGCGGCGGCGGCGGCGGCTGGGGCGGTGGCGGCGGAGGCGGAGGCTTCTCAGGCGGCGGCGGCTCGTTCGGTGGCGGCGGCGCTTCGGGGGGATGGTGA
- a CDS encoding ATP-binding cassette domain-containing protein: MSAGSLLAVRNVGKSFGSVVALSDVSFDVMPSEVHCLLGDNGAGKSTLIKILSGVHQPSQGALFVDGEPAVFDSPREALDRGIATVFQDLAMIPLMSVARNFFLGREPIKRLGPIRMFDAEQAESVTRDEMSKMGIMLRDPRQPVGTLSGGERQCVAISRAVYFGAKVLILDEPTSALGVTQTAMVLQCIGEVRSRGLGVIFITHNVRHALQVGDRFTVLNRGRTLGFRTNAEATADELQSLMGGAVPA, translated from the coding sequence ATGAGCGCTGGATCGCTGCTTGCAGTCCGCAATGTCGGCAAGAGCTTCGGGTCGGTCGTCGCGCTTTCCGACGTGTCATTCGATGTCATGCCAAGTGAGGTCCACTGCCTGCTGGGCGACAATGGCGCCGGAAAATCGACGCTGATCAAAATCCTGTCAGGCGTCCATCAGCCATCGCAGGGGGCATTATTCGTCGATGGCGAGCCTGCCGTATTCGACAGTCCGCGCGAGGCGTTGGATCGCGGAATTGCGACCGTCTTCCAGGACCTGGCGATGATCCCGCTCATGTCGGTGGCCCGCAACTTTTTTCTAGGGCGAGAGCCGATAAAGCGTCTCGGCCCCATCCGCATGTTCGATGCCGAGCAAGCCGAATCTGTTACTCGGGATGAAATGAGCAAGATGGGTATCATGCTGCGCGATCCTCGACAGCCGGTGGGAACGCTATCGGGCGGCGAACGGCAATGTGTTGCCATCTCCCGGGCCGTCTATTTCGGCGCTAAGGTCCTGATCCTCGACGAGCCGACGTCGGCGCTAGGCGTGACGCAAACGGCGATGGTCCTCCAATGTATCGGCGAAGTTAGATCGCGTGGTCTGGGGGTAATCTTTATCACCCATAATGTTCGTCACGCGCTTCAGGTCGGCGACCGCTTCACCGTTCTCAACAGGGGTCGGACGCTTGGTTTTCGGACCAATGCCGAGGCTACGGCTGATGAGCTGCAGTCACTTATGGGCGGGGCCGTTCCGGCCTAG
- the mscL gene encoding large conductance mechanosensitive channel protein MscL → MLSEFKAFIAKGNVLDLAVAVIIGAAFGTIATSLTGDIIMPIVGALFGGLDFSSHFVVLGAIPDTFAGNPASYAELKAAGVPVLGWGQFVTVLINFIILAFIIFLLVRSANKAVKKGEDAPAGPSEVDLLTEIRDELRKR, encoded by the coding sequence ATGCTGTCGGAATTCAAAGCCTTCATCGCCAAGGGAAATGTCCTCGACCTCGCGGTTGCCGTGATCATCGGCGCCGCATTCGGAACCATCGCCACCAGCCTCACCGGCGACATCATCATGCCGATCGTCGGCGCGCTCTTCGGTGGGCTCGACTTCAGCAGCCACTTTGTCGTGCTTGGCGCTATTCCCGATACTTTCGCAGGCAATCCAGCGAGTTACGCGGAGTTGAAGGCTGCCGGCGTCCCGGTGCTCGGCTGGGGACAGTTCGTCACCGTGCTGATTAACTTCATCATCCTGGCGTTCATCATCTTTCTGCTTGTCCGCAGCGCCAACAAGGCGGTGAAGAAGGGCGAGGATGCGCCCGCCGGGCCAAGCGAAGTCGACCTCCTCACCGAAATCCGGGACGAGCTTAGAAAGCGCTAG